Below is a genomic region from Streptomyces sp. NBC_00461.
CAGTGGCCCCGGCATGCCCAGCACGAGTCGGCCCAGGTTGGCGGGGTGGAGCCCGTCGGCGTCCTTGGCCGGGTCGATGAGCTCCAGCACGGCGTGGGTGTCGATGTGGGCCGGCAGTGGCAGCTGGACGATGAAACCGGTGCAGGCCTGGTCGGCGTTGAGCCTGAGCACGGCGGCCTCGACATCGGCCTGAGTCGCCGTGGCGGGCAGCTCCACCCGGAGCGATGCGATGCCGACCTGGGCGCAGTCGCGGTGCTTGCCACCGACGTAGGAGTGGCTGGCGGGGTCGTCGCCGACCAGGATGGTGCCAAGGCCAGGAGTGATGCCCCGGCTCTTCAGCATCGCCACCCGTTCGGCGAGTTCACGTTTGGTGTCGGCTGCCGCGGCCTTCCCGTCGAGCAGCGTTGCGGTGGTCATGTCGTACGAGCCTCTCGGTGCTGTCAGGAGAAGACGACGGTGCGGGAGCCGGTGAGGACGACGCGGTCCTCCGCGTGCAGCCGGACCGCCCGGGCCAGCACTATTCGCTCGACGTCCCGGCCGATCGCGACGAGTTCGGGCGCGGAGTGACGGTGTCCGACGCGGACGACGTCCTGCTCGATGATCGGGCCCTCGTCCAGGTCGGCGGTGACGAAGTGGGCGGTGGCGCCGATGAGTTTGACGCCCCGGTCGTGGGCCTGGTGGTAGGGCTTCGCGCCCTTGAAGCCCGGCAGGAAGGAGTGGTGGATGTTGATGACTCTCCCGGACAGCCTGCGGCACAGGTCGTCGGAGAGGACCTGCATGTAGCGGGCGAGCACCACGAAGTCCACCTGGTGCTCGGCCACCAGCCGCAGCAGCTCCTCCTCCGCCTCCGGCTTGGTGTCGCGGGTGACGGGGAGGTGGACGAAGGGGATGCCGTACCGCTTCGCGACGGGCTCCAGGTCGGGGTGGTTGGAGACGATCAACGGGATGTCGACCGGCAGTTCGCCCAGGTCCCAGCGGTAGAGCAGGTCGACCAGGCAGTGGTCGAACTTCGACACCATCAGCAGTACCCGGCGGCGCTGTTCCTCGGGCCGGATCGTCAGGACCGGGTCGAAGCGGGCCAGCCGCAGCGTGAGTTCGTCCCGCAGTTTCCCGGTGTCGGCCGCGGGTGTCTCCAGGCTCACGCGAATGGTGAAGACGCCGGTGTCGGGATCGGAGAACTGAGCGCTCTCCAGGATGTTTCCCTCGGCCTGGGCGACGCCCGCGGCGAGTGCGTGAACGATGCCCGGCTGGTCGGGGCAGCGGAGGGTGAGAATGTAGCGTTGCACGTCAGGATCTCCGTCGGGTCAGGCCCGCACACGGGCGCGCTCGGGGTCGTACACGGGTGTGGGCCGGACCGTTGCGTCGGCCTTGGAGCCGTCGGCGGCGACGGCGGTCAGCGCGGTGCCGGACTTCACGGCGTCGCGGTGCACCCGGGCCAGGCCGAGGGTGGCGCCGTCGAGGACGGGGGAGGGCAGCGCCATCGTCACGTAGCCGATGTCCCGGCCGTCCAGCTCCAGCCGGGCGCCCTCGGCGGCCTCCGGCGCGGCGTCGACGACGACGCTGACGACGCGGCCGGTGACGCTGTCCTTCTTGGCCAGCAGCGCGTCCCGGCCCTGGAAGGGTCCCTTGTCGAAGTCGAGCGCCCAGCCCATCCGGCACTCGAACGGGGTGACCGTGTGGTCGTACTCCAGCTCCCCCATGATCATCCCGGCCTCGGTGCGGCAGGTCAGCAGGGCGATGGCGCCGAAGGCCTTGATCCCCAGGTCCGCTCCGGCCTCGAAGACCGCGTCCCACAGCTCCAGCGCGCGATCCCGCGGGACCTGGATCTCGTAGCCGAGTTCGGCGGTGAACCCGAGCCGGCTGACCTGTGCGGAAATGCCTGCGATGAGGGCGTCGCGCAGGAAGGTGTAGTAGGGGAACGCGGCGTTGGACACATCCACGTGGGTGAGGCGTTGCAGGACGTTGCGGCTGCGCGGGCCCTGCAGGGTGAGGACGGCGGACTCGTCGCGGCGCTCGGTGACGGTGGTTCCGGCCGGGGCGTGGGCGGTCAGCGACTGCTGGGTGGCCGGGTTTCCGCCGGTGACGACGACGTGGTCGGGCGCGAGGACGGCCACGGTCACGTCGTCCAGCATCATCCCATCGGCATCCGCCACGACCCCGTAGGCGATGCGTCCGGCGCCCAGTTCTTTGACGCTGCGCGAGAAGACGGCGTCGACCGTGGCGACCGCATCCTCACCCTCGACGTGCCACTTGTAGAGCATCGAGTACTCGGAGGCCCCGACAGCGGTGCGGATGGCCTCGTACTCCTCGGCCGGATCACCGATGGCCAGCGGTACGGCGTTGCCATAGACGTCGATCCACTCCTCGACGTGGTCCGCGTAGCGGGGAGCGAACGGGGTGGTGCTCAGTCCTTCGGGGATGGCCATGGGAACTCCAGTGGAGAGGGGAGACGTGCGCTGCAGCGAGAATCTATCCATCTGGATAACTTGTCAATAGGATAGATTGACCTTCGGGGAACGGTCAGACAGGGGGACGGGAGGGCGAGTGACTGCCGAGGCAGAAACAGACGGAGAAATCGGCCAGGAGGCCCGGCCCGGTTACGGCGAAGGGCGGGGAGCCCTCCTGGAAGCGGCGGTCAGGGTGGTGGCCCGTGGCGGCCTGCGGAAACTGACCTACCGTGCCGTCGCAGCCGAGGCCGGTGTCACGCACGGACTGGTCGCCCACCACTTCGGCTCGCGCGACACGCTGCTCGAAGAGGCGCTGCGGTGGTGCGTCACCCGCAGTATCGAGACGTCCTCGCTGGTGCCCGCCAGCGGAAGGCTGGAGGACTTCGCCGCCACCCTGGCCGACTTCATCGCGGCCGACCCCGACCTCCAGGCCTTCCAGTTCGAGCTCAAGCTCGAAGCCAGTCGGCGGCCGGAGCTGCGCCACCACGTCGACCTGCTCTACGACGCCTACCGCGATGCCGTCCGCGAGGCACTGGCCTGCTTCGACGTGCCGCGGGAGATGACGGAGATCGTCTTCGCGGCCCTGGACGGCCTGGTCTTCCACCAGGTCACGTCCGGTGCACCGAACCGCACCGAGGAGGGTGTCGACGCCTTGCGCCGGCTCCTCGCGGCCCATCGCGCGCAGGCGTCACCAAGGAGGGTCGGCGGTACATTGAATGAGCCGAAGCTCTCCTGCACCCACTTCAGGAGCGGCGATGACGAGCATTTTCCAAGGGCGTGACCAGCCGGTCCGGCCGCCCGGCAGGTCTTCCTCGGCCATACCGACGCCCGTCGGCGCGACGGCGGTGCTGGACCAGCGCCTGCGGTTCACCGGGTGGAGCCGGGAAGCCGAGGAACTGTTCGGTCTGGAGTCCGAAGAAGTCCTCGGCCGGCCCGCCGACGCCGTCCTGGCCGATACCGAGACGGGTGCCGGCGTCTCAGCCGCTGGTGGCGGTGGTGCGGCATGGTCGCTCGGCCCCCGGCCGGTCCGCCGTGGTGACGGCCGCCCGGTATCCGTGTCCTTGTCTCTCACCCCGCTCGCCCTGGGGGCGGGCGCGACCGGGTGGCTGCTGACGGCCATGGACGCCGAACTGGCGCATCGGGAGGCCATCGGCCGGGCCATGCTTGACGGACTCGACCGGGAAGCGCCCGTCCAGTTGGTGGTCTACGACACGGACGCCCGGGTGCGCTGGATCAACGCCGCGATCGAAAAACAGTTCGGAATCCCGCTGGAGGATGCTGCCGACAGGTTCGTGAAGGACATCCTGCCGCAGGGCGAGGTGCTGGGGGAGACCGACGGGACAGCCACGAGCGTCGAAGAGATCGTCCAGCGCGTGGCCCGCACCGGCGCACCCGTGATCGACGTCCGTTACCGCAGCTCCACATACCTCGACCCCCATCACGAACGCGTCTGGTCGTGTTCCTACTTCCGGCTTCAGGACGAGCACGGCCGACCGATCGGAGTCTGTGAGGCAGCCCTCGATATCACCGACCGCTATGTGGCGCGCCGGCGTCTCGCACTGCTCAGCCGAGCCAGCGGCAGTATCGGAAGGACCCTGGACATCCGGCGCACGGCCCAAGACCTGGCGGAACTCGTGGTCCCCGAGTTCGCCGACGCCGTCACCGTGGACATCGTCGAAGCCGTCTTGGGCGGGCAGGAACCACAACACTTCGGCACCCGCCCCACCCTGTGCCGGGTGGCTCACCGCACCGATCACGCCGCGGCCAAGGACACTGCGTACGACGCACTGGACGCCGTCCGCCTGCGGTGCCTGGCCGAGAACGCGCCGGCCACCGACGCGGCCACCCACGCGCTCGCCCTTCCCCTCAAAGCCCGTGGCGCCACCCTGGGCGTCGTGGCCTTCGCACGCTCCCGACACGCCGACCCCTTCGAGCACGAGGAGATCCAGCTCGCCGAAGAGCTCGTCTCCCGCACCGCGGTCTGCCTGGACAACGCCCGCCGCTACACCCGAGAACACGCGACCGCGCTCACCCTCCAGCGTGATCTACTCCCCCGCACCCTGCCCCAGCAGCCGGGCGTGGAGGTCGCTCACCGCTATCTGCCCGCGGCCGGGCCCGCCGGCGTCGGAGGGGACTGGTACGACGTCATACCCCTGTCCGGGGCACGCGTCGGGCTGGTAGTGGGGGACGTCGCCGGACACGGCACGGGCGCGGCCGCCACCATGGGCCGGGTGCGCACCACCGTCGCGGCGCTTGCGGCGCTCGACCTCGCGCCGGACGAACTGCTCGCCCGCCTCGACGACCTCGTGGCGCGGACCGGCGCCCCTGCCGGGCCCGCCGACGCCGAGGACCAGGCGCTGGGCGTCACCTGCCTGTACGCGATCTATGATCCGGTCTCCCGGCACTGCGTCATGGCCCGGGCGGGCCACCTGCCGCCCGTGCTCGTCACC
It encodes:
- a CDS encoding TetR/AcrR family transcriptional regulator, producing MTAEAETDGEIGQEARPGYGEGRGALLEAAVRVVARGGLRKLTYRAVAAEAGVTHGLVAHHFGSRDTLLEEALRWCVTRSIETSSLVPASGRLEDFAATLADFIAADPDLQAFQFELKLEASRRPELRHHVDLLYDAYRDAVREALACFDVPREMTEIVFAALDGLVFHQVTSGAPNRTEEGVDALRRLLAAHRAQASPRRVGGTLNEPKLSCTHFRSGDDEHFPRA
- the purU gene encoding formyltetrahydrofolate deformylase, translated to MQRYILTLRCPDQPGIVHALAAGVAQAEGNILESAQFSDPDTGVFTIRVSLETPAADTGKLRDELTLRLARFDPVLTIRPEEQRRRVLLMVSKFDHCLVDLLYRWDLGELPVDIPLIVSNHPDLEPVAKRYGIPFVHLPVTRDTKPEAEEELLRLVAEHQVDFVVLARYMQVLSDDLCRRLSGRVINIHHSFLPGFKGAKPYHQAHDRGVKLIGATAHFVTADLDEGPIIEQDVVRVGHRHSAPELVAIGRDVERIVLARAVRLHAEDRVVLTGSRTVVFS
- a CDS encoding SpoIIE family protein phosphatase, with the translated sequence MTSIFQGRDQPVRPPGRSSSAIPTPVGATAVLDQRLRFTGWSREAEELFGLESEEVLGRPADAVLADTETGAGVSAAGGGGAAWSLGPRPVRRGDGRPVSVSLSLTPLALGAGATGWLLTAMDAELAHREAIGRAMLDGLDREAPVQLVVYDTDARVRWINAAIEKQFGIPLEDAADRFVKDILPQGEVLGETDGTATSVEEIVQRVARTGAPVIDVRYRSSTYLDPHHERVWSCSYFRLQDEHGRPIGVCEAALDITDRYVARRRLALLSRASGSIGRTLDIRRTAQDLAELVVPEFADAVTVDIVEAVLGGQEPQHFGTRPTLCRVAHRTDHAAAKDTAYDALDAVRLRCLAENAPATDAATHALALPLKARGATLGVVAFARSRHADPFEHEEIQLAEELVSRTAVCLDNARRYTREHATALTLQRDLLPRTLPQQPGVEVAHRYLPAAGPAGVGGDWYDVIPLSGARVGLVVGDVAGHGTGAAATMGRVRTTVAALAALDLAPDELLARLDDLVARTGAPAGPADAEDQALGVTCLYAIYDPVSRHCVMARAGHLPPVLVTPDGHAELVDLPAGPPLGLGGLPFECADIELPEGATLALYTDGLVENRHTDIDAGVSSLCTALAGPADGQLDKTCDKVITTLLPQPPEDDAALLLLRVHALADSLVATWDVASDPGEVARARSLACNQLAGWGVDEAASFVVELVVSELVTNAIRYGGAPVCLRLIRERGLIVEVSDGGHTSPHLRRAAMEDEGGRGLFLVAQLTQRWGTRYTPTGKIIWTEVSLAPPRLPGAFADEQLEL
- a CDS encoding aminomethyltransferase family protein produces the protein MAIPEGLSTTPFAPRYADHVEEWIDVYGNAVPLAIGDPAEEYEAIRTAVGASEYSMLYKWHVEGEDAVATVDAVFSRSVKELGAGRIAYGVVADADGMMLDDVTVAVLAPDHVVVTGGNPATQQSLTAHAPAGTTVTERRDESAVLTLQGPRSRNVLQRLTHVDVSNAAFPYYTFLRDALIAGISAQVSRLGFTAELGYEIQVPRDRALELWDAVFEAGADLGIKAFGAIALLTCRTEAGMIMGELEYDHTVTPFECRMGWALDFDKGPFQGRDALLAKKDSVTGRVVSVVVDAAPEAAEGARLELDGRDIGYVTMALPSPVLDGATLGLARVHRDAVKSGTALTAVAADGSKADATVRPTPVYDPERARVRA